Below is a genomic region from Ailuropoda melanoleuca isolate Jingjing chromosome 8, ASM200744v2, whole genome shotgun sequence.
TTTCCTTGCCTCCTTCCCATAGGTTTAATTGGAAATATCTATCTGAATGATTCTCCCCTGAAAAAATTCAGAATCTACAGTCTGGATATGAAAAAGAGCTTTTTTCAGAGGTGAGTCCCCACCCCATGAAGTATGTGAACCCATGGATAACGTGCAGTAAGAGGCAGGAAGGCCCAGAGAACTGCTCTGTCCTAGCCCCTCTCACTCAAGTGTAAACAGACCCAGAACCCagagcaacttgcccaaggtagGGGCAGTACCAGTGCTAGAGACTAGGGAATTTCCATGATACCCTGGTTAACAGGttgcggcggggtgggggggggacttgGAATGCCTTTGTAATTAGATTCGGGACAGGGTCCAAATCTGAGAAAgtgcccttctttctttcttgtcttccaTTCTGTTCATAGGTTCGGCGTCGACAAATGGAGCCCTATCCCTGAAGTACCTAcgttccctgctttctttttgggTGCCTTGTcaatttccctttccccttttgaCACCTTCATGAAGCTGGAGGTTTGTagtcccctccctgcctgggttCTCCAGTCTTCCCTCACAGAGCGCTGAGCCCAAGCCCTGTACCTGTCCTTGCTGGAGCCCTCTATACCACCTGCACCAGAGATTCTCTGTGTTGCCTTCTCTGAAAGGCCCCTGGGacctccctggggtgggggagtagaCTCAGAGCAGAAAAACTACCTGGTGGTACTTCTCAGGGTGCAGGTCTGCTCTTGGGTACCTTGCTGGGGAGGCTTAGAGCTAGTGGATACAGGTGATAGAACACGCATGTGTTAACCTCATGGCTGTTGAAATATTCGTTCACGCTGATGTCTTGGATGCTGAGAGAAGAGCACATGgcatgtgtctgtctctgtcttcccatGTGACTTTATATTCGGTGGCTTTCATGGTCAACTAATCCCTTTCCCACTCTGCTTaaagggctgggagaagggggttGTATTCGTCAATGGCCAAAACCTTGGACGCTACTGGAACATTGGACCCCAGGAGACCCTCTACCTCCCAGGTGCCTGGTTGGACCAAGGCATCAACCAGGTGGGAGCACTGGcagcttcttccctttcccagccCTCCCCGGTATCACAGTATTTCCCTGGGGGGGCTGGGTCTCAGTCTGTTTAGGTTAGGgtaggagaggggcagaaggtttagCCAGCCCCTTCTGTATTCCTCCTTGGTGCTGATGAGTTGTGGGTCCCTGTTCCTTCCAGTGTGGTTCTCAATCCCTTCCCCTATCTGGCTCCAAAACAAACCTCTGTTGCTGTCACACACCAGCCCTTCTCTCCCCCAGGTTATTGTTTTCGAGGAGAAGATGGCAGGCCCTGTGATACAGTTCACTGAGACACCTCACCTAGGCAGGAGCCAGTACCTTGATTGAGTGGCGCCGTCCTGCGCCCCCTGGTGGCAGGAAGCAGGAGAGCACCACCATCCTCCCAGCTGACCAGAGGCTGGTGCTCTGCTCCCTCACACGCTCCCATGCAGGAGAGTCTCTTTAAGTAGCATCCTCAGGCAGCCACGTGGCTACAGCAAGGCCCACCAATTCAGTTCAAGACCCTAAATTTGGAAGAACTAAGGAAGAAAAGTGGAATAGGGAGGAGGGACCCCCTCCTTACCTAAGTGGCTTCGTGACTGGGCTTTGTTGCGGGCACCTTTCCTACTTCCCTTCTTTTCTGGGAGATGAGAGAGGGATGCCTCTCTAGGGTAGGAATGTCTAATCAGATGTCCACGTGATGATTTCTGGGGCCCTAAGTTGGGCATGACTTCTAGACACAAGTTTGCTCCTATGATGTTCTCACCTGTGCTCAGCCACGCCACTCCTGGCCCCTTTTCATCTGAAACAGAAGGTTTGTCACCATTTGTAGAGGATAGGGAAGCTGGTGGATGTCTCACCTGAATCATTTTTGTTCTTCTCAACCCTCCCCAAGCCTTCTCTGGGATTCTGGAAGAAATTCTGTTTGAGAGACACACACGTCTTCTCCTCATTTCCACTCTAATTGCATCTGACAGGATGACAAGCCAAGCTTAGGAGAAACAGAAATACTCAGCCACTTACTTTCCTGAATTAGAGagtatttccagttttattcagTGAGAAGAAGCATCAGCTGAGGAGGGAATGCAGAGCCTAGTAGGAACCACACCCTGATCTGTAGGCCCAGCTCCAGGGGCCAGGGCAGGTAGTCTCCCCGGAATGCTGGTGTAGCCATGGGGCCTGCAGGCCTATCCCAGATCTGCCGCCagctcagtctctctccctcagcttccTGTAACtaagcagcagggaggagaggcagcctTGCTTTGCAATTGTCTGGCCAAGTTTGAGGCACTTGTTCTAGGGTTTGAATCCACTGGGTTAGCTCTGGTTCACTGTCCTGAATTGCAATAAAGCAACACAGTTGAAGCAAACCCTTTTTGGTGATACTTTTCTGATCTGTCTGTGCCCCTGTTTATCACAGACAAAGGCATTGTGGGGTCAggcacccatttagcccatctgtTACTCAAGGCCTAGACACTGACTTTACCCGGTTAGGGGATGATCTAGCCCCTGACTCCTTACCACCTTCCTCCTGACCTTCATTCTGCCTGAAATGTCATCATGGATCAGAAGTGCCCTTGGGGAGGAGAAGTCATATACAGATCCGTTCTGGTGCTGGTGGGCAGGTGGTAAGAATGGGCTGGATAGCCAAGAGCTCTCCCTGTGAGTTAGCGGGTGAGTTTTCCTCACATATAACATCTGGGCTGTACTGCCACAAATGTATTGTCTTCGATAATAATCAAAGTTAGATAGCCAACACCTCCTCGGGACAGTGCCCGCACCAGGAGCCCATAAAGACCTTTGGGGAATAGCAGGCCATGAGGCTCCCAGCAGCCCCATGGCTCACATCTTGGGCTTGGCTAAAGAAGGGGGCATTTGTAGTGTGAAGCCACTGGGCCCAAGAACTGAGCCTAGGTCAGGGACAGACAGTTACAAGGGGCTGGGCCCGATGGTCCACTATTGGCAGAGAAATGGAGCTTATTAAAGTGAATTTCATGGACAATGGTTGGGGAGCCAGATACAGGTAAAGTCCCCAGTCTTGCTCAAACTCATCTGCTATTCCTGAACTGCCTTGGAATGGAAAGCACAGAGCTAACACACAGGTGAGACCAGGGCTTGGGCATGGCCAGCACTGGGGAGCAGTGTCCTTGCACCTTACTTCACAACTGAGCATGATTTTACAAAGGTGTATGTAAAAGTTGGCTTCTGCTGGAAAATGTGATAGCGAACCGGTGTTTAAATGAATCTTACAGTGACCCTCCTGTAAAGTGAAGAAACCCCTTGAATTGCTTTTATCCAAATCTGTGCAGGGCTGCATTGGTCCTCTTGTACCAGCTTACTGTTCTTGACCTTCTTATCTGCCAGCTCACTCTGCGGCTTCTCTCTGTCGAAGCCCCTTGGCAGAGCTCATCTTCCAGAGTTTATTCATGGCTTGTCCAGACCTTCTCTACCGGATGGCCTCATTACAGAGTTTTTAGAAGACTCCTCATAACCCTCATTTCTAACTGCTAAAGGTCTCCAGGCCTGCTCCTTGggccttttcttctctctgtccacACTTAGTGGGTGGCCTTACTGGCTGGGGGTTTGTAAAGGGCCTCAACATGCGTGCTCGCTGATGTTTCTCTCCAGCCAACTCCAGGCCCACTCGCTGTCCACTCACCTTCTCTCCTGCGTGTGACACCAAACTCTGGTGTCTCCCCTGTGATCCCTCCTGCACTCCGCCCCGTAGCAGGAAATGGCAATTCTATTCTGTGTCTCAGATTAGTGTTGGCTCCTTTCTTTCATACTGCGTAGCCACTCCATCAGGTGATTCTCCTGGCTGTACCTCAGACACGTCCAGAACAAGAGCCTCTGCCCCACTCTATGCCCCAAGGTTTACCCTTCTGACTCACCGTCATCTCTCGCGGGATCACGGCAGGAGTGGCCTCCCCtagcctgccctgccctctgttTATTGTCAGCTCAGGAAGGGGAGCGGTTTCTTTACAGCCAGTTAGATCATATTGGTCATTTGCTCCAAACGCTTCAATGGCTCCAGTTCCCTTTTCACTCAGGGGAGAAGCCAAAAGCTTCGCCCCGGTTCCCAGGGCCAACGTCTTCTGCACCCTCCACTAACTGCGTTCATCCCACCCCCCATCCTACCCCCTCCCATCTTGCCGGTCAGTTGCAGGCACACTGGCCTTTTTGCTGATCTTTAAACATGCGAAGTACTCTCCGCATGGGAGCGAGATCTTTTCTGGAAAGCTCTGACCCAGGTTAACTGCATGTCTGCACACTGCTGCTCTGCTTTGTCCCCTTATCAGAGAGGCTCTTCTCACGACCCTAGAGAGCGCGGATCAGCTCCTCAGCTACACTCTAAAATGACACCCCCATCCGGTCTCATACTTCTCCTTAGACCAGATCACATCTGAAATCCCATAGATTTGTGTAGTGTCCACCTGTCTCGTTTCCCAAGGAGGGAAGTTCCATGAAGACAAGAGCTCTGGTTTTTCACTGCTCTGTGCTAGCTTCTAGAGTAATGCCTGCCAAATGAATACCTGTTGGATGGTTGAAACAGGATATAAGAATAAAGTAAGGCAGGGCTGCGGAGGATTAGGGCTGTTAAAAACCatgtttgacttttaattttggaaacaaattaaatacaGTTAAATTAAAACAGACCAGATGGTGCAGCTGCACGGGCTCACCCTCACCCCAGGCTCTGTTCTTGGGGCTCCGAGCCCCCAGCCTCACTCCTTTGTGGTGGGGAGCAGGAACAGACTGGGTCTGGGAAACAAATTGTAGTCATGGACCCAACTCTGATTTGGAAAAAAACTCATTCCCAACAAAGATGAAAGCTGCAGTCCACCAGggttataattataaataaatacacatgcagCTAAGAGAGGCTATTAGGCGAAAATGACGGAAATAGCAtctgtcaaaaaaacaaaaacaaaaacagagagaggataTCCCATTTTGTTGTTCATTATCAATTTCCTGAAAAATGAGCCCTGGGTTTTTGGCTAAGAAGGTGGCCTAAGACCAGCCAGGCTGACCTGAGCATTCAGGGCTGGTTTTGGTGAGTGAGGCAGTGCCGTGCCTGGGCATGAATTCACTCGTTGGGTGGGTGCCCTGTGcacacctcctccctcccctcccacgccACCCCACTTGGCTCCGAGGGGTTGATTCCAGAGCCACTACCGAAAGTGTAAGAGGCTGGGGAACGTCCTGCAAGGTGGCTCAGGGTTCTCAGGGACAAGATCCCATTGGATGGTTTCACGAATGCTGTGGAAAGTTAAATCCATTTCAAAATCGGCAGCCAATGCTATTTTTTGAATGTTAGGTTGCTGGACTGaatccttcccacccacccccaggagTGGGTTCTCGGCAGTCCTCAGAAGGGTCCTGTGAGTTTAAACGGAGTGGGGGCAgttagcattaaaaaataaacacctctTCAGTAGGCTCaggcctttccttttcctccacttgGGAGGAAAATTGTGCTTCCAACTTTCAGGAGCATGAGTGAGAGAATCAGAAGAGGGCTGTCCCTGTCCGTGGCCTCTCCTGGTGCAGGGGCGGCACCTGCACACTGttctttctgggggaggggcggggagggcacAAGACACAGGCTTATTCCTCGTGCCCCCAACTCAGGGACAAGGGATGTTTTCGTTCCCATTTTGTGTCTAAAATAGAATGATTTCCAAAGTAGTGTGTGCTCAGCTCTCCTTTCCCCTCGGGGTCCAAATGATCTCTGCCCCTTTTCCACAAATCTCTCTGTTAACTCAAAGCTCCCACACCCCCCAaccaggggcaggaaggagtaCGGaactgcccctgcctccctcctctttccaccTTGCCTACCCCTGGCTCACTTCAGCCCCTGAGGTCTGTGGTTCTCAAGAGCTCCGGGAAGAGGGCTCCTGGCCTCCACAGTCCCAGCCCAGGCAAGGAGCCCTGGAGCccagtgggcagtggggaggcagTGTGTAGACAGGGGCCTGCATGGTCTTAGTCCAGGTCAGTCCATGACCTGTGCTGGCTCAAGGGCCCACCTCCTTCTCTGTGCCTGAAGGAGCAGGCTTGAGGGATGTGGGGCCAGAGTAAGGGGCTTCACTCCTACCACAGCCTGAGGTATGGGGAGCCTGATAGCAGGCCCAGGCTCCCCTCATGCAGGGTGGTCGCTTGTTGGGATCAAAGACAGCCTTATGCTCTGGAAATAGGAACCAGAGGAAAGCCAGAGAGGTATGTCTACTTGAGAGCAGCtctctgaggaggggagggggtgttcCTGATGCCTGGGCAGGGGGCTGCTCTCCGGTCTTCAGAATTCCCTGGCCGGATGGCCTGTGCGGTCATGCTGGgccccaggagcagggagcccgggaaGGCCACACTGCACTTGACAGCCGGGGTCTTTTCACCTCTCTCCCAGCCTGGCATCACTCCAGGGCTTCAGTAACCACTGCGTCTGCTCCCGCAGGCCCCGTCAGTGCAGGAAGCACTGGGGAGGCATGCTGGGGCACTAGCTCACTGGCTGGCATGGCTTGGCTAGCAGCTGGGCCCCTGGTCGTGCTGGATGGAAGAGAACAACAGGTCTGGGATTTCTGTGCTTTAGGTTCTCCGTCCTTTGTCCTGGCATCAAGCTGGGCTCTCTCTGAAGCCCCCAGAATAGAAAGGAGGGTGATGGCGATTCCTTAGGAGTTTGCCTCGGAGGGACCATCAGCCATGGGGAGAGGATGGAAGGCCAGGAACAGGGTCTGAGAAGGAGGCTCCtgtgaaggggagaggagggataTGGGTGAAGTGTTAAGGGGGGAAGCAGGTGAGGACCAGCCAGTCTAGCCAAACTGCCCAATCCTGAGCCCCCATCAGAGTTCACCCAGGAGCTCCGTAGAGCCCAACCCCTAGGGTCCTCTGTGGATCCCTTATTGAGTGGTGGGTGGGTTCTTCCAGCCACCAGGTGAGGAGGCAGGGAGCGGGGCTCTGTACTGATGCATTTTCAGCACACCGGTCAAGTTGATTTTTTGGTTCACGGCACAAAGCAGGCAGGCTGACACCCTGTGTCTCCTGTGGGCAGAGCAGTTGCAAACATGATAGGGAAGCTGAAGCTTAACTCTGGGGCCAGAGGACAGATGTGTGTCCCACCGTCTGAGCTCCCACCTCTGTGATGAGATTCCAGAAAAGCCCATAGAAAATTCCTGACTTGGACAATCAGCTGGCACAATTCACTTCATTTAGCTTTTCTGAacaccatttctttatccctaaAATGTAGCTAGATCATGTGGCCTAATCTAatagaaagttttaaagaatcaaataaaaatagcaacacTAATGTAAGACTCCTTGTGTACCAAAGATTGTTCCTGGTGCCCTCCAAAACCCGttttacagatcaagaaactgagacccagagaaagaaagtaaagtcAAAGGGTGAAAAGTGGTAGGCCCAGAGGCTGAACTAGGCTCTGGGGTCCACGCTTTCCCCCCTGCGCTACACGGTTACTCCTGAGAGACACATAGACGTGCTTGAGGGGGTGGAACCAGTGAGGGAGGGGTCCCTGTCACAGCAGCATGGCTGAAGACCGCAGGGGAAGACAGAGCCTAGAAGAGAAAGTCTACATAGCAATGCCTTGCAATGGGACCAGTGTCACGGCCAAGATAATAGCAGTAATGACAGGAGGTTGTCATTAGGCCGGGTCTAGAAGGTGAGGCCTTCAAAGGAGCTGGTGGCAAGAAGGACCCAGCTGTGTGGAGGAAGTTGGCTCCCGTTAACTTCCAGGGTACAGTGGGACAGGGACTTCAGCTATGCCCCTTCCACTCTTGCTCCCTTTTGCCCGGTCCTCCCACAATTAAAAACCAAGAGGAAAAGCCTCAGCAGATTTATTCCGCATCCAAACTCAATGTGCCCCTGCCTTGTGTGTGGTTTACCCTCATCCCGGCCTTACCTGTATCCTGGGGCTCAGATCTCTACAGTGGGGTCAGTGAAGCCTTTTTTCCCCTCGTTCACCAGCACCGGCTTCTCTGTCCGTGTGTGCCAGACCAGGATCTGTGTGTCCAGAAACATGAAACAACATGGGGCAGGCCCCCCCAGACCTCAGTCTGCCACCTCCCTGTTCACTCCCACGCTCTGCAAGTGCTTTTCCTGCCCCTCCTGTCCTGTCCTTGTTCCGTCAAGATTTTCTCCATTGTTATTTCTACCTATCCCCCCATTCTTGCTGTTTGTCTATATAATGCTTTCAAAATATCAAAACGTGTAGCTACAGAAAATAGACAAGTCAGTTCCAAGATCTCATCTTGCTTGTTGTCTTCCCCTGTGTTTCTTCATAGGTCTGTCTCTCTAGGGAGGCAGGAATTTCTTCAGGAGGCTTTGGCTCAGCCAAGCGATAGTTCAGGCCCTAGCTGGAGAAGTCCAAACTAGAAGCAGGGTGTGTGTGTCcacgtgcatgcgtgcgtgtgcccacgcgtgcgtgtgcacgcaccCAGGCAGGCGCGTGTtcgtatgtatgtatacatgcacGTCTGGCAGGGCCGTCGTGGAGCCTCACTGGTTTTGGGAGGGAAGGCAATCCTGGGCCCTGCTCACTGACCCCCACCCTCTCTACTTCCCCTCCTGACTTTAGTGTGATGGCCTCTGCCAGGATAAACCGCCTTCCTGGGAGCGTGTTCTAGGAAGGCATGGCTCTAGGCCGGTCCCTTGCAGGGCTGTTTTGAggtctttatttccttccctctggtcTGCAGGAGGGTTTGGACGGGCTGGGAAAAGCTTGCATTACAGCTGTCAGATCTGCTGAGGGTTTACCTTGGTGCAGttggctgccttgggctccagGTCATTGAGGGTAACAAGTTCTCGGAGGAGGCTGCTTTCCTGGTAGCCTCCCTTCACACCGCGCAGCTTGAAGTAGGCCTGGCTACGCTGTAGAATGAGCCTCAGGTTGACGGCAAATCCAGCCATGTCTATTGCAAATGGTCGGTGCGGGTCGAACACCGTCTTCCAGCCGACCACCTTCCCTGCCCCGTTGACCCGTGGGGCCTCGTACCGAAGGCCACCAACGAAGGCAACGGGCCACACAGACACCCTCCTGGTGCTGCGCATCTACAAGAGGGGATCCAGAGTCAGGACACATGGGACTGCTGGTAGGGAGTGGAGCCTGTCCccagagaaggggaaatgggTTAACGCTATGCAGACAGGCCATGTGAAGCCGTACCAGGGGATCCAGCCCAGCCCCGTCTCCAGATGCACTCTCCGTGGTGGGCATCTGCAGAGTAACCTGCCTCACTGTGGACAAGGTCTGACCTCTCACCCAGCTGACATACTTCTCCACAACACTTGCAGCCCAGCCTTCTCTCCTGCAAAGCCTCCGTCTTCCCAATTTTGAGTCTAAAATgactccttcccctgccccagacTCCCATGACTCCCAAACCCCAAAGACAAACTGTTCCACATAGAATGACCCCTCTCAAGGCCTTCATTGACACAATGCCTCTAAGGCCCAAGACACTGGTCTAAGAGCTCCACCATCAACTTGCTTCCCTTTAACCACTGGGGACTGCTGAAACTTGCAGCGagtttttttccatcccttccctggTTCTCTGCAGTCTACACTGACCCCAGTTGGcacccgcccccgccccccaaccctATGGTTTCTCTATGTGCCCGTTCCAAAGGGCCCCTCCGCAGGAGTCCTGGGGCCCCACACCAGAGGCCCTGCGCCGGCATCCTCccgccccttccctgcctcctgccccgtCCCACACCTCCTCAAAGAGCTCCAGACTGTAGGTGTTGTCGTCGTCGGCAAAGTACACCACGCCTGGCTGGCTGGAGTTGCGCGGGAAAGTCTCCCGCAGCCAGCGCAGGGCCAGGTTGCGCTGCATGGTGCCCCGCGGGATGCGCGGGTCACGGGCGTCGCCGCGCAGCTTGTAGTTGCGGGGCGTCTCCACGTGCAGATGCGTGTAGTTGAGGCCGGTGTCGCGCAGCAGGCGCGCGGTGAGTGGCGTCCGTCGCGGCGCGTCCTCCACCACCAGCCAGTGCAGGTTGGGCACGTGCAGCAGTGTGTTGGCCATGCGCGTCAGCTCGGCCTTCTGCACCGGGCGGCTGTAGGTGGGCGTCACCACGTGGATGGTGGGCAGCGTGTCTGACCACGGCGGGGGCCGCGTGTACACGTACTCCGTGCGCACCACCTCCACGATGTCGCGGTCCGACATGCAGTACTCCCTGGGGTCCGCGCCCGGGGGTGCATCGCGCCGGGGGTCACTGCCGTCATCTGTAGGGTTTGGGAGACACAGGGTGTGGGGACGGGCCGCGCAGGCCTGGCTGCTCTGGCCGCAGGGACTGGGCAGGAGGCCACCCACCCTGCTAAGACAAACCTCTCCCCCGCGCCTCCTGCAGGGCTGTCATCGGAAACCTGCCTGGGGCTCCGGCTTTTAAGCTAAGGGAGAAAGCTGCATCCCTGGAATTCTCTCGGGCATTTTCCTAGTTCTGACTCccaaaatgacacagaaataacctcttcctccttctcacaGCTGACAGCGCTGTAGCTATTTGAGTGTGGCTGGCCAAATTCCAAGGCTGCCTTCTCACTTCCTAAATGTGTTGGGTTTTATATGACAAAGTGTCCTGATGCCTCCCACCTTAGTGCCCTCCCCATCTGGCCAGAGCTGACTGCAttcaccaacccccccccccgccccgccccccaggaCTGGGGCTGCATAGCACCGTGGCACTGCCACCCGCAGTGGTGCAGATGCCATGGTGCCGGAGGGCAGTGTTAGCGCTTTCCTAGCCACAGCACACTGTGGGCCCCACGGAGTCTGAGGTTGGCTCGGCCGACTGTTCACAAATTTCTAACAAGTGGGGCCTCTCCGTGCCTGGTCTTATGAACCCTGGTGCAGAATTTCATACTTAACTATCACGTTTTCTTCCCGGATTATGTCTATGGTTGTCCAGATAATTTTGAATCCTGAACCCATTGTACTTTCAGATGTTCTTAAATCTTAGCTTACACGAAAGACAGAGTGGAAAGCTGTTCTAGCACTTTCGCTGCTTCGATGTCCATCTCCTGATCTGTACTCTCTGCACTCACTCAACCATCCGGGAGACTAACTGTACCACTGACCCCAACTGTGCTAACATCCAGCTAGTGTTTATGCATTGCTCCTCAAGGACACCATAAGGGACAGTGTGGGGAACGCTGCAGAGCCCTGGCCTCTAGGGAAACGCTCATAGCCGTGGGGAGCCCATTCCTTCCTGAAGGCAATGTGTTTCGGTTGGGGCCGCTCTAACCAAGCTTTTTCTAGATCCTGGACGTTTTCCTCATTACTGACTCTAGTAGTTCTGTCAAGAGGAGAAATCAGGGCCATTGgtattcttgtttttaataagCCCTTCCTCTCCAAGTTATGTCTTTCTGTTTGAACAACTGTGTGGCCCTCACTGCGCTTACAGCATCTCAGCAGGAGGTGGTAACAGACAGAGGACATACTTTGGAATCTGAACGCTCGGGCTCAGACCCTGCCTAGTTGTATCACTTACTAACTATtgcccttgggcaagttgcttggCTTCTATGCCTCAGTGTTAGCAATTGCAATATGGAGCTAATGGTAGCGTCTACTTGACTGAGTTCCTATATGGAGTGAGTCAATACATCTAAGGACTCAGAACACTGCTAGGCATGTTACCATTTCCTCGTGTGTAGAGGGAGGACAGCTGCCAGCCCTGCGTCTGCACGGCTTCATGCAGCCAGAGAAGGGATGAGGGAGGCATTCTCACCGTTGGGTAGAAGTATGGCCCCGGGGAGGATGCTGGGAATCAGCCATTCTGtcacctcccctccttcccatcgCTCGTATGAGGTGtgctgctgggctctgggaggAGGCACAGATGAACCCAGAAGAAGACCAGCTCCGGGCTCTGAGGGAGTTCACACAGGCCAACGGCACAATAAGACATACAGCGATGGAGCCTGACGGGGGCGGGAGACACCATGCCCCCAAGGGTGTGAATGCACATGCAGGAAGACTAGCTCAGCCTCTATTGATCAAAGGCGACTTTTTGGAGGGGTTTTGGGGTCAAActgggaaaacagaacaaagttgAGGAAAGAGAGCTGGGTGATGGGGATTCTGACCAAGATACATGTAAGGGTTTATTTATCCTGCAGTCAGCGAAGCTGGGGCCTGGGAAGAAAGATTCAGAGCCATCTTCCCCACCTTTCTTCCATTCAAACCCTCCCAAACAGGC
It encodes:
- the B3GAT1 gene encoding galactosylgalactosylxylosylprotein 3-beta-glucuronosyltransferase 1 isoform X1, with protein sequence MPLDSHPFSVSSLARLCKPASAMGNEELWAQPALEMPKRRDILAIVLIVLPWTLLVTVWHQSTIAPLLTTHKDDGSDPRRDAPPGADPREYCMSDRDIVEVVRTEYVYTRPPPWSDTLPTIHVVTPTYSRPVQKAELTRMANTLLHVPNLHWLVVEDAPRRTPLTARLLRDTGLNYTHLHVETPRNYKLRGDARDPRIPRGTMQRNLALRWLRETFPRNSSQPGVVYFADDDNTYSLELFEEMRSTRRVSVWPVAFVGGLRYEAPRVNGAGKVVGWKTVFDPHRPFAIDMAGFAVNLRLILQRSQAYFKLRGVKGGYQESSLLRELVTLNDLEPKAANCTKILVWHTRTEKPVLVNEGKKGFTDPTVEI
- the B3GAT1 gene encoding galactosylgalactosylxylosylprotein 3-beta-glucuronosyltransferase 1 isoform X2 — its product is MPKRRDILAIVLIVLPWTLLVTVWHQSTIAPLLTTHKDDGSDPRRDAPPGADPREYCMSDRDIVEVVRTEYVYTRPPPWSDTLPTIHVVTPTYSRPVQKAELTRMANTLLHVPNLHWLVVEDAPRRTPLTARLLRDTGLNYTHLHVETPRNYKLRGDARDPRIPRGTMQRNLALRWLRETFPRNSSQPGVVYFADDDNTYSLELFEEMRSTRRVSVWPVAFVGGLRYEAPRVNGAGKVVGWKTVFDPHRPFAIDMAGFAVNLRLILQRSQAYFKLRGVKGGYQESSLLRELVTLNDLEPKAANCTKILVWHTRTEKPVLVNEGKKGFTDPTVEI